The DNA window TGTTCTGCTGTATCCGGGATAACAGGTTTGGCATCTCCTGCTGAGTACTATAGGCGATTTTATGGAGAGAAAAGTCCGTGGTGGCTTGTGATTAAGGCAACTGGGGCTCCAGGGCATGGAGCTAAGCTTTATGACAACAGTGCCATGGAGAACCTTCTAAAAAGTATTGAGACTGTGAGGAGATTTCGTGCTTCTCAGTTTGATTTGGTCAAGGCTGGTTTGAAGGCTGAAGCAGAGGTTATTTCTGTTAATATGGCCTTTCTTAAAGCTGGCACTCCATCACCAACTGTAAGCCTTCCATGTTCTCTTTCTCTGTTACACTTTTGTTGCAATGAATGTCTAACCAATCAATTTCGCAATCTGgtgattgaaaaataaaaacaagacTACTTAAACACAAGAGATTTATCTATTTATCTGCTCTTTTAATGTCTATAATAGAACATTGTAGGAACAATCCTTTTGCAGACCTTACGTCATGTATCCTGAAAAGAAATTCTAATGTTTTGATACACCGGAGCCGGAGAATTActatttgcttttgtttttacTTTATTACTGGCATATGCCCATTTGATGCATTTCACTTTAGCACATTTAACCCAAGGCCAAAAAGTTGATTGTATTTAGTTGAAGTCCTTATTTCACTGTCGGTCAACTATTTTTAGATATGAGGCAATCCACAAAATTATTGCTTCCTCAAAGAATCTGACATGCATTTCTCTTGGTTATGGGCAATTCATGGCTTTCTTTCTGTGTCAGGGATTTGTCATGAATTTGCAGCCGTCTGAAGCAGAAGCAGGTTTTGATATTCGGGTCCCACCAACTGCTGAGCCTGAATCTTTGGAAAGGCGAATTGCCGAAGAATGGGCTCCTGCTTCCCGCAATATGACATTCCAGGTATCTAATAAACTAGTAGAAAGTCTGAACAGCACTAGGTATAGCACCGAACATTGAAAACCACAGTTTCTCTCAGTAACTAGTGATATGTTCTTAATGCATGCATTTGCCAGTTCTTAGTTGATTTATGCATTCTGCTGTTTTTTAGATTAGAGTAGAGTATGCCAATGATTTAACGTCAAAGAGAATCAACATACATTCTCACCCTGATTGAGTTGAGATGAAAGGGTATTTCGAAAATATAGAATAAGTACGaggattgatttttttttctgtatcAATTTGATTATCCAGCtgaagcatatatatatatatttaggaCAATTTTATGGTAATTCTTGTTTTTGCATCACTTTCGGCAAGTAAGAAGAGTTAATGACCCATTTCAGTCTGTTGCACATGTTGGATTAGTTTTAAGAATTCTGGCTATGCAAATGAGTGAATAACATTTGCTGCTGCTAGAAGGTCGGTGCTTATGATTGTGTACTTTTTTGATGTGATAATTTATTCTTATGTACTCGCTTAATATGTCCTTTTTGAAGATGCATATATTCTGAAGAAGGATAAGTAATTAAAAAAGGCTGCTATTATCCTTTTCTGCCACATGTTACGCGTGCAATTGTTGGGCAGTTTAAGCAGAAAAGTGCTGTACACGACAAGTATGGGAGGCCACTACTCACGAAGACTGATAATTCTAACCCATGGTGGACTCTGCTCGAAGAAGCTGTCCAGAAAGCAAATGGAAAACTTGGTAAACCAGAGATCATTCCTGGAGCCACTGATTCCCCTTACTTCCGGCGGCAAGGGATTCCCGCAATCGGTTTTTCACCTATGGCAAACACGCCTATCCTTCTGCATGATCATAATGAGGTAAGGGGAAGTGTAATTTTTTCATCAAGTACTTGATAGTGTCATCATTAAAGTGTTTCGTGACTTCTTTCTTCATTTCTTGTTTTGGTTATTATCACATTGATGCAAGTTCGTATTCCTGTCACCATCTCCGGGAATCGGTCAATAAATGTATTGTTCTGAAATTTGGTGATTGAGATTAGGGGTATTGCCGTATGCATTTGGTTAAAAATTGAACCGaactaaaattttgaatttttcaaaatcacaCTGAACCAAATTTAGAAGTATAGCAAATATTTCGAATGGGACCTAACAAAATCAGTTGGTTCAGCAGGTTTTCTCAGTTTACTTCTGTTTTTTTACCAAAActgaacaattttttttcttccagtTTTGTTAGGCTCTtcaatttggttcagttttttgcACACCTCTAATTGAGATAACAGATTTATTGTCCTAATGCAATTCTATATGTCACCACTTACTAGTCAGTCATGATAATCTCTACTTCGCTGATTACTTTTGTAGAATTATCAATGTATAATATGCATTTAACAATGGCATAATCTATTCCTCGTGTTCTTTATGTGGCAGTTTTTGAACCAAGCGGAGTACCTGAAAGGCATTGATGTGTACGAGTCAATAATTAAAGTGTTTGCATCTCATGTTGAGCATGCGGCCATTGGAGAAACTAAAGATGAATTGTAAGATAGCACTCACTGTTCTGCCATTTTTGATATATTGAGACTTTAGATTAAGAAATATATCAATAAGTAGGCTATATATGAGCAGAAGTGGTTCATGTCATGGATTTGCGCCATTTGAACATGGTTATGATGAGTAGACTGAATAAATTCCTCATTTTTCTGACATTGTTTGTACTAGAAAATAGCAAATATTTGCAGTAGTCATTACTTTAGGTAATGTGTAAGTAGTTGAAAATTAGCTGCATTTGCTATAATCAACACCGGTATACGAGCGTTTTAGAGCAGCGCGAGGTTAAAATAATGTGTACCTGAGAGATCCAAACATCCAATAGAGAAAGATACAGCTTCTACTAGTTCTTCATCACATGGTGTTTCTGGATTTACATGTGAAAATTACCAGATCGATCCTCAACCACTAGGATCAAATCCCACCCTTGCTCAAATCGAACTAGGGCAGGCCACGAGCCGCTTTGGACCCTCAACCGAAATGGAACCAGCCTGGTTAAAATTGCCTCGGAACTGGTCAAATTCAAATCGGTCCAAATCAACATGTAACCATTTGTGATATTTCAATAGTTCTAGTTTTTCTTACAGTCAAgtctataaaaagaaaataaaaagctCGTAAGTTGAAAACCCAAAACGGACGATCTAAGCAAAAAGTTATAGAGACTTGCTAAATCAAATGGCACACACCTCTTTTAACTAGTAATCACAACATCTCATCATTCGACTGTATTTCTCTGAAAATAATCATTGGACGTTTTAAGTTTTAATCTCATTTTGCTCTGCCCAATAAATATATATCTGCAATAAGTCCGAAAGCAGATTAAAGAAAACGGTAATTACATGAAGAATTGAAAGGAAATGGAAGTAGTTGCAGACTTGCAGAAGCTCAATGTACCATATTCATTGAAGGTATATAGATGTATAATTCATTTTACTTCTCTAAAGTTAAAACTTGAAAGATTGAATAATCTTCGATTATATGATAATTTAGGACAGTTATTTTAGCTCAAAGTTTTGATGAACAATAATCGCATCCattcttattgattctatttagaTAACGAAGCCGGCAAAAAATGAATAAtatggttattaaattttattattatttgttttaattctACAAGTGCgatcctatttttttttttaacaagtaTGTAAATAGTTTCTCCAAATATTTACAAGTATTGATTCATTGCTCACAATAGACTATAGAGTCGACAGTTTTGAAAAAGTAAAGTTGAGGACTAAAAACAAGATATTAATATTTACAAGAACTGAAATTGGATATTAACCATCTAAGGAGTAGGACATTGAAATTAAGGCGGGAGACAGAAAGCTTTTTAAAGCAGGCGGCAAATAATCCCCAAACACCACTTCACACGGCGACTTCAATCTTCGTCCTCGTTTTTACTCCGTCTCCGCCGTCTCCGACCGTtagaaacaaacaaaaaatggTATTCCTACACAATCAACTCCCGTCCCGTAAACGACCGCCTTCTTCGTCGTCGTTTTTATCCCCTCTCCGCCCGTCCAAAATCCCCCAATCCACCACCGCTATCGACAACACCAAAACACCATCATCTCCATCACGCGCACAAAACGACGCCGTCGAAGCAATTGATAAAACCGTCTCTATTCTAGCAGAAGCAGGCTGTACTCTACTAAACCCCTCGGGTCCACCCTGCCTTCCTTCCGATCAT is part of the Mercurialis annua linkage group LG3, ddMerAnnu1.2, whole genome shotgun sequence genome and encodes:
- the LOC126674772 gene encoding uncharacterized protein LOC126674772; the protein is MGTSDLASKNFRYSNHYLFFSIYFCLFITNPAVSQHNSPSPIISRFQQYLQINTAHPNPNYHQAQQFLTSQANSIGLESHSIEFVPGKPLLLLKWQGSDPSLPSILLYSHTDVVPVEQHKWGYPAFGAHIDDDGNIYARGSQDMKCVGMQYLEGVRRLKLSGFRPVRSVYVLFSPDEEIGGLDGAGEFADSDVFKSMNVGVVLDEGLASPAEYYRRFYGEKSPWWLVIKATGAPGHGAKLYDNSAMENLLKSIETVRRFRASQFDLVKAGLKAEAEVISVNMAFLKAGTPSPTGFVMNLQPSEAEAGFDIRVPPTAEPESLERRIAEEWAPASRNMTFQFKQKSAVHDKYGRPLLTKTDNSNPWWTLLEEAVQKANGKLGKPEIIPGATDSPYFRRQGIPAIGFSPMANTPILLHDHNEFLNQAEYLKGIDVYESIIKVFASHVEHAAIGETKDEL